CTATACATGAAAGAGAGTAAAAATTTATCATGTCTactgttgaaaaaaaaaaaagagaaggaacaaGAGTCTACCTTACCAAAATTTCGATATAAACACAAGAATTACCGAAAACAGGCAAAGGTTTGTGTTGATATGGCTTGATTCCTTGAAAAACACTTAAAGAACAATGTATGAACAATGAGGAATAAGGATTAGGATATAGAGGAGTAATGCAGAATTTACTCTCATTTTCTCACTCTAAAACAAggtaaaaagtaataaaatgcaTAAAgtgtttgtgaattttgtgacCAATGCTTTCTTAAATAANNNNNNNNNNNNNNGAATTTATGATGATAAAAGAGTCTGGAATTTTCGTGGTTAAGGGATGAGCTTTAATGAAGAAGGGGCGTGAAAACGACGAAGCTTTGTCTGCACTTGCATGCAAGTTTATTAGCAATTAACTGCAGTTAGTTACTCGGGGTTGAAAACACAGTAGAGAGGGATGAGGGACTGAGATAATCTCAGTCTAGAGGCTGAGAGAGGGGCGTGTTGCTTTGAAAACAAGTAAGAGGATTCGAGATCTTTTGGAGTTGTTTGCAAAATACTAGCTAGAAATTCAGTTCGAGTAACTTTTACCGTGcggtaaaataattaatggctaatatttattcttaaaaaagtAAATCATGAATGGATGGCTTACATAACTCTTGAGACACATTTAGTTGGgtagaaattatttttaccaTTGATTTTGAGACTTTCAGTTACTAGAGTTTTTCTCAGCGCACGCAAACCATCACTAAAAGTGTTTTCGGGTTCAAAAGTCTCTAgtgagaaaaataaatcaatggTAAGCTAATATTTAATACCAACTAGTCAAATTTGACTTAGAGAGATTAATTACTCTCATAAAGTAAATTTTGACGTTATTAATGGtctttttatttaagtttttttcttttttttttaaattttgttttttttaaccATTGGATCTGCCTCACTATTTTTTACTGGGCCGGGATTCAGGATTTTGTAAGATAGAttttaaaatagcaaaaaaaatctatttatcGAAAACCGGATTCTTACAAGACAAGGAGGTGATCCTATTGTAGCTTATGTCAAGTtcgatgagagagaagaggaggcCAACGATAGCAATGACCATAAAAGATTATTTAATGAGTCAACTATCATTTTTACCTACGAAAGTTGAAAACGCTAACACATTTGTCCATAGAAGAAGGAAATTACTATTTGTATCCATAAAACATGGTTCCACACAACAAAATTATgcaaacactaaaaaattatctaaaaaccTCAAATTACCCTTATCATCATCTGCATACCTAAAAACCCAAAATTACCCTTATTATCATCTGTTTATCATCAtattactctctctctctctctctctctctctctctctctctctgtgtgtgtgtgtgtgtgtgtgtgtgaaacATGTGTATTGTTGCACCAATAACAGTAACAAAACACATCAAATAGAGAAAaactataaattaattaaaccaGTGCAACCACATCATTGCAGAAGAAACAGATCCAAGGCCACAAATTCAATCCACAAGGTGCAAGTCTACCATTTCATCTCTATTCCTTTTCACATTctctaacaacaacaacagcaccAGCAACAATGATAAAGGGGTAATAGAAAATGAGAGAAAGGATGAAGGGTCTGAAGAGTACCATTCCACAACCAGGCGTTATGAAGTCATCGGTGATGGTCCTTAGCAAACTGCTCGCCCTCTAGTTCTCCGGCGACAACAACCACCAGTAGATAAAATTCTCTTCCAATCTTCTTGCGAAGCCATGGAATCCAATCCTCATCGGAGACCGCGTCCTCGTGCTTTGCAACGTCTGCTCGTTGTGGATGATGGAGGTCGTGCAACGGTGCTAATGATTGGTGTATTGAAGTCGCTATGACTGATGGAGGTTGCGTGACAGTGTTTCAGAGAGTACAGTAAATTCAAGAGTTTTGAAAGCAGAGATAGGATTTGCTTTTCGACGAAGCATGTCGGAAGTAGGAGGGCGTCGGAGGCCTTGGGAGGTAGAGGAAAAAGTGTAATGGTAGTAATTGTGGGTCTTTTGGTCACTGCAGTAATATTAGGAAAAGTCGGCGACGGAAGTCCATTGTGAAGAGGGGTggaaatgagaaaaatagaaaattagaaaaataaaaaaagaaatgcgAAGAGAAAGAGATGATAATAGTAGTGATAAAGATAAGAGTAATTTGagatttttagataattttttagtatttggatAATTTTATTGTACAAAATCTATATTTcattagtataaataataatttcttttttttatgtatagatATATCAATGCTTTCAATTTGTATGAATAAAAAGAGTAAAAACTCAATTCGGTCTTTGTCCATTTTCACAAAGGATAAAGCGAtccatgttttaaaaaaaagagacacTTCGATcttcaacctttttattttcagaCAATACGATCcctctattaaaaaaattgttaaataataacaaaaattaattttgtggggattttatttgtattttctgGATGTTTTAAACTCccacaaaaattttttcaacaaTATAACTAATTAGTGCCACTACTACCACTACCtttttcatcttcattattATCACTCCTacctctattatttttattgtgtaaccatattttatcatcatcattatctccTCTACCATTATCATCACCAATATCAATATTATCAATATTAAAGTTCTCTTCTTTCATTTCTTATTAgatgttatttttttccttttaaaagtATTGTACTACAATTACTTTTTTTGCGACATCATTTTCACcaattatttttcttcactTAACCACTATTGGAAaaggaatttttaaaaaacaaatttattaatagtttgtggaggtttaaaacctccacaacatacaaataaaattcctacaaaactaattttgttattgtttaatgaattttttaatagaaatcatattatctcaaaataaaaaggttgaggATCGAAGTGTCTCTTTTTTAATAGAAATCGCTTTGTCTTTCgtaaaaataaacaaagatcGAATTGGATATTTACTcgaataaaaatgataattttctCTTATTACATTTGTATTTTCTCTTATtacatttgtatttttattatttttttttggacagaAACTTGGACTAACAGATCCGCCCAGACCATAAACAAAGAACCCCTGGCCTAACCGACCCGGTACCCActtgaattttattatcttaaaaagTTCCGCAGACAATAATGATTGACCCAATAATCCTATGCAGCCCAATCACtgcttattagttattattatgaTAAACTTCATTCTTCATCTCATCGGCAGACAAACCTCGATTCAATTCTTTACACACCACAaagcaataaaaaaagaaaaaaacgaaGACATGTCTTGTTCTTCCGTCAACAGTAACAACACTCACATCCTGGTGTTCCCATACCCAGCTCAAGGCCACATCCTAGCACTCCTAGACCTCACCCACAATTTAGCTCTAAGAGGTCTAATCATAACCATAATAATCACACCGAACAACCTCCCAATCCTCAAACCCCTCTTAACAACCCACCCAACAACCATCCGTACACTCACACTCCCTTTCCCTTCTCACCCTACCCTTCCGGCGCGTGTAGAACACGTCCGCGATGTTGGTAACACTGGAAATTACCCCTTCATCAACGCCCTCTCTAAGCTCCAAACTCCAATCATTGAGTGGTGTAGGACCCACACTAACCCCCCTGTGGCTCTTATCTCCGATTTCTTCCTTGGCTGGACTCACCAACTCGCTGACCAACTCGGTATCAAGAGAATCGCCTTTCACTCCAGCTCCGCTCTCTTGGCCATCATCTTCCACCGCACCTGGCCGGAGGCGCCGGCACTCAGAGCCCGTCCGGTGGTGGAGTTCCCTGACCTGCTCGGAGCCCCGTCGTTTAGGAACGAGCACCTTCCGTCGCTTCTACGACTCTATAAAGAATCGGAATCGGAATCAGAGTTCGTGAGGGAGAGCATGATCGCTAACACGACCAAAAGTTGGGGTTACATATTCAACACGTCACGTGCGCTGGAGGGTCCATATTTGGAGCACGTGAGCAAAATAATGGGACATTCGCGGGTTTTTGGGGTGGGCCCCTTGTGTTTGATTGGAGTTGGTGGCGGGTTTAATCGTGTCGATCGGAGCCCGAATACCGGATCCGGTAATGTTTTGGAGTGGCTTGATGGGTGTGAGGAAGATGGATCGGTTTTGTATGTGTGCTTTGGGAGTCAAAAGCTGTTGAGGAAGGAGCTCATGGAGGCCTTGGCGGCCGGGTTGGAAAGGTCAGGGACCCGATTCGTTTGGGTGGTGAAGGAGGCAACCACAGCAGAGCACGTGGAGAAAGGGTACGGGTCAGTGCCGGATGGTTTGAGGATCGGGTTTTGGGTCGGGGCCTACTTGTGAGGGGATGGGCTCCACAAGTGAGCATTTTGGGTCATCGAGCTGTGGGTGGGTTCCTGAGCCATTGTGGGTGGAATTCAGTGTTGGAGGCGGTAGCAGCTGGGGTTGCTTTATTGGGATGGCCAATGGAGGCTGACCAATTTGTTAATGCATGGTGGTTGGTGGAGGTTATGGGAGTTGCTGTGATGGTATCTGATGGGGCAGATTCTCTGTTTGACCCGGATGATCTGGGTCGGGTCATACATCAGTCCATGGGTGCGGATAGCATCCAAAAGGAAAGGTCAAAAGCATTGAGAGAGGAAGCTATTAAGGCTGTCGGTGGCAGTGGAAGCTCCTCCAAGGAGTTACATGAGCTGGTTGAAGCACTAAAGCAATTGAAGTGaagtataaataatttatgGATAAAAACGTACGTGCAGTTCGTGTAATTGTTTCATGTGAAATTGACGATAAAAGAACTATTAGATGATttgacaaatttaattaaattgtcaTTTAACAGTTTTCAACTATCAATTTCTTATGAAAACGAGTTTCCACGTTCACATGTTTTTATCATCGATTGTCTTTTCAGCTATAAGATCGAGTCATTAACCTCATTCCCGCTATGATATTACTATATTTTGTCCACTTGATGAACTGGGATGAGATTTTTCGTTGTTTATATGCAGAGTGTAATGTAATGACCCTGAACAGTATAACGTCCATCTATACATACACTTGTGAGTCCCATTAATACATAATTGCAAATCAGACCAACACCAAGAGGAATGAAAAAACCAGAGTCTACAGCCTTTGATCCTATAAATTAGAAATGAACTCTGATTATTAGCAAATAACAACTAAAGTGCCAGCGTGAAACATTAGTTACTTCAtatgtttttttaaaatcagAGATACAATACAAGCATCTCTATCTAGAGCAAACAACTTCGACTATGTCATCAAACTATCTGTACAAGATTTAAGTCTGTCCAAATGCAAATGCTTGATGCCAGCACAAAATGTAGCTTTTACCTCTATTATGATTGTACTATCATAAAGACTGATTAAAGCGCAGGAAAGTTAATCACTTCTTTGTCCAATGATGTAACTACCCTGATCGATAGAAGTTTAAATAATGTCATAAAATTGGTGGATACGGGATACATCATGCAATTTCAAGTGATGTACCGATCCCTCCAACAAAAACACACTTATTAAGCAGTTGACAATAAGTACGTGAAATATAAGcacactaaaaagttatacaaaaaCAAACCATAAAATCCAGGTTATCCAATACAACACGATGCATGTCAAATTGTCAATCGTcccataatattttataaaactttGGGATTATGACCCACGCCAAAGCTATCTTTGCATTTTTTTCCCCCTAAACCAAGTAATGATTCGTCTCACTAAGGAAAAAAGGAAACAAATAAATGTATTTCTATGAAAGACCCCAGACTAAAGGAGAATAGAATCATATGCAGGTTACTTCTACAAATTTGTCCGAGGTTATTTCTGTTGGCTAAAACACTTCCCTGTAACATATAGGACAAGCCTGAAAAAACATGCAGAAGAAAAACAGAGTTTAAAATCATATGAATTTCAGTGGATGCCAAATACAGTGTTTGTCACCAGAACAAGAACTAAAAGTATCAAGTTCATGATGAGTATCTTGCCTTATTGATGCTAAGCCATCTGGCCCCGCAACTAGCATGATAGAGATGTTTACAAGGCAAAGTGATCCGCTTGTCCCCTCTTTTATACTCCATCTGGCAAATCACACACCTAAACCGGACAATGTGTTAGATCAACAAATTAGCAGATAATAGTCACTATCAGTTAAAAGGAGCTGACTACTCATTTGAGTAAGCATTTTGTTCTCATTCACAGATTATGATACAGGATGTATTAGATTTTAGGACTATGATCCATAGTAAATTTGTTCTCAATGACCTTAGTATTTTTAAGATCACAAGAATCTATAAGTTCGTGGAATAATATAAATTTCCTCTTCCAGTGAGGATATGCACCTTGTCCCTTTTTACCCcataatatatataactataGAAATTAGTAGTTTGGCAAAGAAAAAGGCATATGTGATTAATATTAATCCAAAGAATAAGCTTAACATCGATTTACCCCAGAGGGAAGTTGAATTGTTAAAAAGAAGTTAATAACCGAAGAACAGGAgtaagttaaaaatataaagcTGAAACAAATATTTGACAGTTAGACATAAATGGATAATAACAGCAGCAATTGCTTTGAAACTCTAAAAACACCAATATTACCTCTCATCCTTCGACTTCTTCCTTGAGAAGAACCCACACTTGTACTTTGAAACTGGAAGCATCGAAATCTGCTCTTGGGTAAGACCACGGCTTTGGGTTCCAACAGCTTCACCTAATTCAAGTAGTTCCTGTAATAAATAATATGATCTTAAGGCAGGGAAATGGGGGGAAAACAAAGCCACATTTGCACTTGAGAAATTTTTCAAATATGGCTTAAATGGAAACATGATTCATGATAGGACACTGGAATCATTTGATCCATATTAGTGACCCATTTGGGAGGACAAAACTTAGTCCCTGTTAATATCATTTTCTAAACTAATGTTCCTTTACTTTAGTTGTTATCGACACAGTTTTCTAACTGCAGTCAACATTTCTAATTGCAAGATTAACTATTATACGTATCAAGAACATTAACCCTAAGAAAACCAGAGATATAGTAGCTGTGTTTTAAGAAGTAAATTAAGCCAATAAAGATCATAATATGAGAATCTCAATCCAACCTCGTAGGTCATGTTGTCAGGATCAATACTGTCTTGCCAAACAACCTGTAAAACATGGCAAAACTGCTTAGATATCTTTCATTGTGCTTCTCAGAGATGGAAAGCTAAAGGTAACTGCACAAATTTCTAACACAATCACAGGAGTTAACACTAAATAAATCAGGACTTTTGAAGGCAAATACCTGATAATCATTGGAATTACTATGATGTCTTCGTGGACCTGGAACagaagagacaaaaaaaaaactttagaaaACCACCGGATGGATTACAAAAGTGGGATTACTCATTTAACTGATTTCAATCTCTTTTATCAGCTAAACAAAGCATAGGCAGAGGATCTAAATCTATCtgtttcatatgaaaattatcTTCAAATGAAACTCAGGAACATACACTCAATAGAATTGTCTCGTGTGGTATTGTTTACCCCTTCTCCCCATTCTGTATTTACAGCTGCAGTATGCTCATTGACAGTCGTTGAGTTTTCCAAAGGCCTCCTATATTCGTCAACCAGTGGTTCATGATGATGATTTACATCATAACCATGATTATAACGATAGTATGAAGTGCTGTCAGGTTCAGAAAGTCCAAACTTATAAAAGCTTGTAGTTGAAGGGTATGAACTTTCCTGGAATATAAATGGAATACCATTTTAATTCAACTCGAGTATTATGGAACTTTCTAATAGATTTCCAGTAATACCAAAAGGATATCAAAATAATTTGCAGACAAAATGTGAAACAGAGCAGGGTATTTCCAGCAGATCTATATAATGGAAACAAGAAATGTGCAACAATTTCCACCAAAACAAAGACATAAAATGCTAAATAGAATAGAAATCTTTGCAGGCACCTGAGCATGTGATGCACCAGAAAAGATGAAATTGACATGTTCATATGTGAGACCTTCGAAATATTCAATAAAGCTTCCTGCTGTACTATAGGGATAGCTGATGTTATTGTAATGGTGGATTTCCATGTGTGGATTCCAACTCATTTTGGATCCTTTCAGCCAGACAACACAACTAGTCTGCGGAATGAATCCCCAGCAATTAACATTAAGCAGAGCAAAGACAATGAGGTGCAGAAACAGTAGAACACAACAAAATTTGtattaatattaacaaattaattaattaaattacataCACAAATTTAATATTCACAGATTCATCAATAAAACTTGAAGATAACTAACACGAGACAGCTACTCCTAAATTGTTAACCTGCACCCAAAAAAAGTCATACAGATATATTCAGCATGTATAAGAAGACAATTGTCAGAAAGCCATTCCTCCAATGTTAATTCCACTAGTTTTGCTCACATCACTTTTTTCTAAAATCTGCATTCCTAATCAAACAGCTCAAAAAactaagtgaaaaaaaaaacgcaTTAGTACAAATGAAGCTGACAAAACTCCACCAAAACCAAAATCAtgctttaatatatatatatataataaatgcaAATTGAATACAATTTTTCGCTAATTggattcttaaaaaaaaatgcagcgtaggatcatatttttttttctcaaataataatATACCGAGATCTCTCGGGAAGGCACGAAGATTCATCAATGAAGAATTGAAAATACACAGACAGAAACACTGAAAAGGAAATTGTTGTGGCACCTGATCCAGTAGAAAATGCAAGCAAAACAACGAGATTATATCTCCTAAACAAACTTCAAATCCGCTGTCATTAATTCGGCTGAAACTAAACACGGCAAAAAGAGCTAAGAGAGTGGAGCCACCTGCTAAACGCGACGCAAATGCGGGAATCGAGGCAGAGAAATCCGGCAGCTGCGTCGATTGCAACAGAAGCTGAAAATGCAATGCTCCTTTACGGATCAATAACGAGAAAACAGTGTAAGATCAAGAACGATAATCGCGTGAAAAGGTAACGAAATAAACAATGGAATGAGATTGAAGAAGctgcgagagagagagagagagagagagagaggataaTGAAAATGTTAGATACCTTGATCTCGGTTTCGTTGCTTGGTGACTTGGTGAGAGAAGTGAAAATGGT
The genomic region above belongs to Arachis duranensis cultivar V14167 chromosome 3, aradu.V14167.gnm2.J7QH, whole genome shotgun sequence and contains:
- the LOC107476796 gene encoding E3 ubiquitin-protein ligase BIG BROTHER: MSWNPHMEIHHYNNISYPYSTAGSFIEYFEGLTYEHVNFIFSGASHAQESSYPSTTSFYKFGLSEPDSTSYYRYNHGYDVNHHHEPLVDEYRRPLENSTTVNEHTAAVNTEWGEGVNNTTRDNSIECPRRHHSNSNDYQVVWQDSIDPDNMTYEELLELGEAVGTQSRGLTQEQISMLPVSKYKCGFFSRKKSKDERCVICQMEYKRGDKRITLPCKHLYHASCGARWLSINKACPICYREVF
- the LOC107476797 gene encoding LOW QUALITY PROTEIN: UDP-glycosyltransferase 89A2-like (The sequence of the model RefSeq protein was modified relative to this genomic sequence to represent the inferred CDS: inserted 1 base in 1 codon), producing the protein MINFILHLIGRQTSIQFFTHHKAIKKEKNEDMSCSSVNSNNTHILVFPYPAQGHILALLDLTHNLALRGLIITIIITPNNLPILKPLLTTHPTTIRTLTLPFPSHPTLPARVEHVRDVGNTGNYPFINALSKLQTPIIEWCRTHTNPPVALISDFFLGWTHQLADQLGIKRIAFHSSSALLAIIFHRTWPEAPALRARPVVEFPDLLGAPSFRNEHLPSLLRLYKESESESEFVRESMIANTTKSWGYIFNTSRALEGPYLEHVSKIMGHSRVFGVGPLCLIGVGGGFNRVDRSPNTGSGNVLEWLDGCEEDGSVLYVCFGSQKLLRKELMEALAAGLERSGTRFVWVVKEATTAEHVEKGYGSVPDXFEDRVLGRGLLVRGWAPQVSILGHRAVGGFLSHCGWNSVLEAVAAGVALLGWPMEADQFVNAWWLVEVMGVAVMVSDGADSLFDPDDLGRVIHQSMGADSIQKERSKALREEAIKAVGGSGSSSKELHELVEALKQLK